The DNA segment GCGCACCGTTCACTCAGGCCAGTGCCTCGACTCCGACCATGAACTGGTCCGCCGGAACCGGCTTGCCGAACAGGAAGCCCTGCAGGGAATCGCACCCAAGGCCGGTGAGGAACGCCTGCTGGGATTCGGTCTCCACGCCTTCGGCGACGATGCGCAGGTCCAGCGCCTGGCCGAGGGCAACGATGGCCGAGACGATTGCCGCGTCGTCGCTGTCGCGTTCCAGGTCGCGGACGAAACCACGATCGATCTTCAGCTCGTTAGCCGGCAGCCGCTTGAGGTACAGCAGGCTGGAATAGCCGGTGCCGAAGTCGTCGATGGACAGGTCCACGCCCATCTCGGCCAGTTGGCGAAGGATTGCCAGGCTGCTATCGGCGTCCTGCATGGCGGTGGTCTCGGTGATTTCCAGGGTCAGGCAGTTGGCCGGCAGCGCGTACCGTTCCAGGGCCGCCTGCACACTGCCGACCAGGCCCGCATGGCTGAACTGCAACGCCGAGAGGTTGACCGCCACCCGCCAGTCGCGATGGCCTTCGGCGTACCACTGGCTCATCTGGCGACAGGCCTTTTCCAGCACCCAGTTGCCGATAGGGATGATCAGGCCGGTCTTTTCCGCCAGTTCGATGAACTGGTCGGGCATCAGCAAGCCACGCCGCGGATGCTGCCAGCGCAGCAGCGCCTCGGCGCCGATTACCTGGCGGCTGTCGCTCGCCGCGAACTTGGGCTGGTAATGCAGCACCAGTTCGTTGGCATCCAGCGCCTGGCGCAGGTCGTGCAGCAGTTGCAAGTGGTTGCGAGCATTGGTGTTCATCGACTGTTCGAAGAAGCTGTAGCCGTTCTTGCCCGCACCCTTGGCGTGGTACATCGCGGCGTCGGCGTTCACCAGCAGTTCCTGGCGGTTCGTGCCATCGCCAGGATACAGCGCGATGCCAACGCTGGTGGAGACCCGCAGCTCCTGGCCCTCCACCTCAAAGGCAGTGCCCACCAGCGCCACGAGTTGGCTGGCGAGATTCACGGCATCGTTCGGCTCGCCGAGGCTGGCCAGCAACACGAACTCATCGCCGCCAATGCGCGCCAGGGTGTCTTCCGCCCGCAGGTGCTCGCGCAGTCGCTGGGCCACGTCCCGCAGCAGCAGGTCGCCTACGTGGTGGCCGAAGGCATCGTTGATCGGTTTGAAGCCGTCCAGGTCCATGAACAGCAGGCCGAAGCCGCCGCCGTTGCGCGCGACCTTGAGGATGGCCTGGTCGATGCGGTCTTCCAGCAGCGTGCGGTTGGGCAGCTGGGTGAGGTTGTCGTGCAGGGCCAGGTGGGTCAGTTCCTGGTTGGCCTGCGCCAGGGAATCGGTGAGCTGGGCGGTTCGCGCTTCCAGGCGAGCGTCCAGAACCGATGTGAGCAAGGCGATGGCCAGCACCGCCAGGGTGACGACGATGACCAGGCTGGCCAGCCAGCGGCTGTCGAGCCCGGTGATGGCGGCGGCGCAGAAGCTGCCCAGCGGGAAGTTGGCAGCCGCCATGCCGGTGTAGTGCATGCCAACGATGGCCACGCCCATCACCAGCGCCGCCCCGACCCGAGCCAGGCGCACGAAGGGAGTGTCGTGGCGCAGGCGGAAGGCGATCCACAACGCCGCGCCGGAAGCGGCCACCGCGATGGCCAGAGAGAGGTAGAACAGGCCGGGGTCATAGTCGATGCCCGGCACCATGCGCATGGCGTGCATGCCCAGGTAATGCATGGAGCTGATCCCGGCGCCCATGGCCACGGCACCACAGAGCAACTGCCAGAGCGGCTGCTCGGGCTGGCTCACCAGCCACAGGGCGAAGCCGGATACCAGCACGGCGATCAGCAGGGACAACAGCGTCAGCGGCAGGTCGTAGCCCAAGGGAATGGGCAGACTGAACGCGAGCATGCCTATGAAGTGCATCGACCAGATGCCGATGCCCATGGCGATGGCACCGCCTGCAATCCACAGTACGGCGCCACGTCCCTGGCTGCTGGTCACCCGCCCGGCGAGATCCAGCGCCGTGTAGGACGCCAGGATGGCGACCAGCAGGGAAATGAGAACAAGGGAGTAGTCGTAGCTGCCCGTGAGCATGGAGAACCTTCAAGCGAAAACGCCGCCCTGCGCGGACGGCAAAAGGGGAGGCATTCTAAACAAAACTCGGAGAGGCCGGCGCCACCGTACGGCAGATCGCCACTATGTGGAGCAGGTCACTTGCTGTGTGGAGGAACTCATTCGCCAACCGGACCGCAGGTTTGGCCTTCAAGGTCACTGGGCGAGTCAGTAGCCCAATGAAATCCGGAGAATGTCCCACCACCGCTCCCGGATTGCATCCGGGCTACGACTAGCCAAGCTACGAAGTAGGCTGGTCTCATCCCCGGAGCCTCAACATGGCGATCCTGCTGTTTCTCAAGTCCTTCCTGATCGGCCTGTCCATCGCCGCCCCGGTGGGGCCCATCGGGCTGCTGTGCATCCAGCGCACCCTGAGTCATGGCGCGCGTATCGGCTTCATCAGTGGGCTGGGTGCGGCAACGGCAGACGCCTGCTACGGCGCGCTGGGCGCCTTCGGCATCGGTGCCATCACCCGCGCCTTCGTGGCGCTGGCCACCCCGCTCGCCCTGGCCGGCGCGTTGTTCCTGGCCTGGATGGGCCTGAAGATGCTGCGCGCCACGCCCCCCGAACGCGCCGCCAGTGTCGGTGACCCGGTACTGGCGCTGCCGGCCTTCGCTTCGGTGTTCCTGCTGACACTGAGCAACCCGCTGACCATCCTTTCCTTCGTTGCGATCTTCGCCACCCTGTCCGGCGGCGAGCCCCTGTCCGGCGCGGATGGCGGGCTCATGGTGCTGGGCGTGTTCTGCGGCTCGGCGCTCTGGTGGCTGACCCTCTGCCTCGCTGTGTCCAGGGTTCGCCACCGGCTGGGCGTTCGCGCCATGCAATGGATAGACCGCGGCGCAGGCGTCTGCCTGCTGGGATTCGCCGCCTGGCAGCTGGTTCGGGTGATTGCCAACTGAATCCTTGTGGGGGCGATTTCAATCGCTATGGGCAGCGCAGCTGCCCCCTTAAGCATCAGGATGCAGCCAGCTGGGTAGCCCGGTGCCATCGGCCGTTACGCCCGGTAATCCTACCCCCCTGCGTAACGCCCGAGTGGCGGTCCATAAACCGACATATATCGGCATTTCCAACCACATGGCGCGACACTTGCTTACATATTTGCGACCTAAACCGATAGATATCGATTTAGGCCCAACTCAAGCCCACCCAAAGGTTGCCGCAATTGATCAAGCACAGACTCCCCCGCGTCCTGGGCACCGCTTTGTGCGGCCTGCTCGCCACCCATGCACTGGCCGAAGAACGCACCCTGCGCGTCTACAACTGGTTCGACTACATCACCCCGCAGACGCTGGACAACTTCAAGAAGGAGAACGGCGCCAAGCTGATCTACGACATTTTCGACACCAACGAAGCGCTGGAAGCCAAGCTGCTCACGGGCAACTCCGGCTATGACGTGGTGGTGCCGTCCAACGTCTTCCTCGCCAAGCAAATCCAGGCCGACGTCTTCCAGCCGCTCGACCGCAGCAAGCTGCCCAACTGGAACCACCTGGACCCGCAGCTGATGAAGCTGATCGAGGCCAATGACCCCGGCAACCGCTTCGCCGTGCCCTACATGTACGGCACCGTGCTGATCGGCTTCAACCCGGCCAAGGTCAAGGCAGCACTGGGCGAGAACGCCCCGGTGGACAGCTGGGACCTGATCTTCAAGGAAGAGAACATCGCCAGGCTCAAGCAATGCGGCGTCGCCCTGCTGGACTCACCCTCGGAAATCCTGCCTATCGCCCTGCACTACCTGGGCCTGCCGCCCAACAGCAACCAGCCCAAGGACTACGACAAGGCCGCCGAGTTGCTGCAGAAAGTCCGCCCCAACATCGCCTACTTCCACTCCTCCAAGTACATGGCCGATATCGCCAACGGTGACATCTGCGTGGCCGTAGGCTATTCGGGCAGCTTCTCCCAGGCGGCCAACCGCGCCAAGGAAGCCGGCAACGGCGTAGATACCGTCTTGTTTTTTACTTCGCAATAGCCAGTTTGGGATCAAACGGCTCGCCTGATTTAAGCACGCCATAAGCGATGCATAGCAGCTTGCGCATGGCTGCGCAGACGATCTGTTTGCCGGCCTTACCGGCGCTGCGCATGCGCTCGGCCAGCGCGCGGATAGCTGGGTTGTAGGTCAGGGATACGACGGCTGGCAGATAGAGTCCTGCGCGCAACCTGGCAGAGCCCATCCGCGAGATACGAACATGGCCCTTGAGCGTGCCTGAGTCTTGCAACTTCGGGTTCAGTCCTGCAAAGGCGGTGACCGCTCGACTGTCCTCAAAGCGCTGGATATCGCCAAGCTCGGCCAGCAAGAGTCCCGCGGTTCGGTCTGCAATGCCATCGATGCTCTTGAGCAGGTTCCGTTGCCCCTTGAGATCATCGTTGTCGTCGAAGTGTTTTTCGATCGCCGCCAGCGTGTCCTGGATCTGTTGGCGGATGTGCTTGAGCATCGACTGAATCAATTCAATAGCTTTGTCATCATGCGTCACATCCAGACGGTTTTGCTCCATCTGCTCCAGCTCCTGAAGATCTTTCAGGCGGTGCGTAAGTGCTCTGAGGCGGCGAATCTTCGGCTTTTCAGGCTCCCAGGCACGCAGCTTGTCCTGATGCCTGCGGCCGTACTCTGCAATCATCTTGGCATCGACCTTGTCGGTCTTCACGCGCTGCAACTGGCTACTGGCGTAACGCGCCGTCTGGCTAGGGTTTAGCACGCAGACCTTGTAACCCCGTTCGTACAGCCATTGGGCAAGGGCCTCGTGGTAAATACCTGTCGCTTCCATCACGACCCAGGCCTGCGGCTCTGCGTACTTGCTCAACCACTGCTGCAAAACTTCGAAGCCGCCCTGGTCATTGCCCAGCTTGGCCTTGGTGCGGTACTTGCCGTTGGCTTGCAAGGTGGCGATATCGAATGTGTGCTTGGCAATATCAATGCCGACAACAACTCCCATCATGTCCTCCTGTGAAGGGCTGATCGTCACTGCATCCGTCCTACCTTGTTGATGCGAGCTCAAAGCTCTGGATACCGTTCGGACTTACTGGATGAGTGCGGAGGAGCGCAGCGCAATCTACGTTACAAGCTCGAGGCTTTAGGGTGGACACGGCTTGCGGTTCCTCCCCCGATGATCAGTCGGGGACTATCGCCTCTGAGGAGGCTCAAGTCGAGATACAAGTGGTGGACATGCGCCTGCCCAAGGAAGGCGCGCCGGTATGGTTCGACATGCTGGCCATCCCCAAGGGCGCGAAGAACCCCGAAGACGCCCATGCCTTCATCAACTACCTGCTGCAGCCCCAGGTGATCGCCCCGGTCAGTGACTTCGTCGGCTACCCGAACCCGAACAAGGACGCCACCGCCCTGGTCAACCCGGAAATCCGCAACAACCCCAACCTCTACCCCACCGCCGAAGCCCAGGCCACCCTCTTCACCCTGTTGCCGCTGGAGCGCAACGCCGAGCGCGCCCGCACCCGCGCCTGGACGAAGCTGAAGTCGGGAACCTGACGGTCTCGCGGTTCCTTGTAGGGACGAATTCATTCGCCAAGGGCAGCACAGCTGCCCCCTGAAGTATCGGGATGCCGAACCTGCGGTCCGGTTGGCGAATGAATTCACCCCTACAAGAGCTATCGCAACACCTAAAACCTGTAGGCGCGAATTTATTCGCCAAGGGCAGCGCAGCTGCCCCCGATGCACTCCCCAAGGCTCCCTCCCCAGCTCATCCCGCACCGGGTCTATGCTTTCTGTCGCGTTCTCCAAAGCGTTGGCAGCCTGCCAAAAGAAGTGGCACAGGCACACAAGGGGTTGGCACGGACAACAAGCTCCCCTCCGACAGCCAGGGGCAGACTAGGACTGCAGACTTCTGCCCTGCACCCGCGATAAATACCAATAATTCAGGGAGCCGCCCCTATGCGAATAACCAGGATCCTCGCCCAATCAACGCTGGCCCTGGGCGTCTCGCTCATCGGCCTCGGCAGCGCCAACGCCGAGCTGCCGGCCGATCCGGGCATCGGCCAGACCACCTTGCCCTTCCCGCCGGAACCGCACCGGGCCTACATCGTCGACGTGGAGTTCGAGAACTTCGTCGCCGGTCGCGTGACCGTGGTCGATCCGGAGAAGAAGAAAATGCTCGGCATGGTGAGCACCGGCTTCGCCGCGCCCTCGACCCTGAGCCGCGACGGCAAGACGCTCTACACCGCCGACCTGTTCTACTCCCGTGGTACCCGTGGCACCCGCACCGACGTGCTGACCGCGTGGGATACCAGCACCCTGTCGCCGTCCTGGGAAGTGCTGATCCCCACCAAACGCGCCGAAACCCTGACCCAGCGCTACGCCCTGGGCGCCAGCGCCGATGACCGCTTCGTCTACGTCTACAACTTCACCCCGTCCACTTCAGTGACCGTGGTCGATACCAAGGCCAAGGCAGTCGCCTCCGAAATCTCCATTCCCGGTTGCGTACTGAACTACCCGGTGGGCAAGCGCGCCTTCGCCTCCCTGTGCGGTGACGGCAACCTGCAAGTGGTGCGCCTGAGCGACGAAGGCAAGGAAATCTCCCGCAGCCACACCGCCTTCTTCGACCCTAACGCCGAGAAGCTGGTGGAACGCGCCTACGCCGTGGGTGACACCTACTACTTCGTCAGCACCACCGGCACCGTGCGCGGCGTGGACTTCTCCGGCCAGTCGCCGAAAATCCTCCCGGCCTGGGAACTGGTCGACCAGGACACCGAGAAGAAGGCGGGCTGGGCTCCGGGGGGCTGGCAGCTGATCACCGTCGCGCCCAAGCTGAACCGCCTCTATGTACTGATGCATGACGCCCATGAGCCGATGAAGTGGGAAGACCCGAGCCCCTTCGTCTGGGTCTATGACCTCAAGACCCACAAACGCATCGGCACCCTGGAAGCGCCGAACCCGATCTGGAGCCTGCACGCCACCACCGATGACCAGCCCCTGCTGCTGGGCACCAACATCAGCGGCGGCCTTGAGGTATTCGACCTGAAGAGCGGCAAGCACACCGGCACCATGGAACGCATCGCCAAGACGCCGATCCAGGTCCTCAGCCACTGACGAGGTGCAGCCATGCAACCTGATCCCATCTTCGTCATCGCTGCCGCCCTTGCGGTAGCGGTGATCCTGGCCAGCGCGGCGACCCACAAGCTGCGTGCGCCGGCTCGCTTCGCCAACCAGGTGGAGGATTACCAGCTGCTGCCGCGCGGCCTGGTGCGCCCGGTCGCAAGGGTGCTGCCCTTCATCGAAGTGGCCGTCGCCTTCGCCCTGCTGGTGCCCGCCAGCCGCCCGGTTGCTGCACTGGCCGCCGCCGTGCTGCTGGCCGGCTATGCCGGGGCGATCTCAATCAACCTGTGGCGCGGCCGCCGCGACATCGACTGCGGCTGCGCAGGGCCCGAACAGGCCCAGCCGATCCGCCCGGTGCTGCTGGCCCGCAACGCCGTACTGCTGGGCCTGGCGCTGGTCGCCAGCCTTGCCCCTCACAGCCGCGAGCTGGACGTGTTCGACAGCTTCGTCGTGATCGCCTCCGCTGCCGCGACCCTGCTTATTTATGCCGCTGCGGATGGCCTGATGGCCAACGCTCCCCGTCTGCTCAAACTTATTGGAAGGTGAATTATGGAAGCCCTGATCGTTTCCAACGTCCTGCTCTGGTGCCTCTTGATTGCCCTGGCCTTCGCCGTGATGGGCTTGGTTCGCCAGATTGGCGTGCTCCACGGCCGCCTGGCCCCGGCCGGTGCGCTGATGGTCGACAAAGGTGTCGCCGTCAACGAACCCGCTCCTAAAGTCACCGCCGCCGACCGTAACGGCCGCCCGGTGAACTTCGGTTATGCCGGCGAGAAAGCCCAGCTGCTGTTCTTCCTCTCGCCCACCTGCCCGATCTGCAAATCCCTGCTGCCAGCCATCAAGTCCATCGCCAAGGACCAGGCCGACCGCCTTGAAGTGGTCTACGTCAGCGACGGCGACATGGACGCCCAGCAGGCGCTGATCGCCGAGCACAAGCTGGAAGACGCCACCTACGTGGTCGGCCCGGAAGTGGGCATGACCTACCAGATCGGCAAGCTCCCCTACGCAGCACTGGTGGACAAGGCCGGTGTGCTGCGCTCCAAGGGCCTGGTGAACTCCCGCGAGCACCTGGACAGCCTGTTCGAAGCCGAACACCTGGGCAGCGCCACCCTGCAGCAGTACCTGCACAACCACTCGCACGCCCACGGCGCACACAACCACTAAGGAAGGGAGCTCTCCATGAAACTGCTAGACCGCTTGTTCGAGCGCTCCACGCGCCACGTTGCCGACACCACCTCGCGACGCAAACTCCTGGCCCGCCTGGGCTCGCTGATGGTCGCCGGTGCCGCCCTGCCGGTGCTGCTGCCCATCGACCGCACCAGCAAGGCCCTGGCCGCCGAAGCACCCAAGGCCGGCGACCCGGGTGATCCCAACAGCTGCGACTACTGGCGCTATTGCTCCATCGACGGCTTCCTGTGCAGCTGCTGCGGCGGCTCGGTCACCTCCTGCCCTCCGGGCACCGAGGCCTCCCAGGTGACCTGGATCGGTACCTGTCGCAACCCGGCCGACGGCAAGGACTACATCATTTCCTACAACGACTGCTGCGGTAAGCACAGCTGCGCCCAGTGCGCCTGCACCCGCAACGACAGCGAGGAGCCGATGTACCGTCCGTTCAACAACAACGACGTCAACTGGTGCCTGGCGGCCAAGTCGCACATTTACCACTGCACCGTCTCCATCATCCGCGGCGTCGCGATCTGACCTGCCGGAGGGCTGCCATGCGTTACCTGCTGATCACTGGACTGATGTGCGCCATGGCGGCCCCGCTGGCCCTGGCCCGCGCCATTCCGGACCCTGCACAGAAGCACGCACCGGGCAACGAAGCACTGCAAAAGCCCATCGCCCAGGCCGGCTACAGCACCCCGGTGAACTACCAGCTGCAATGCGCTGGCTGCCACCTGGGTGACGGCACCGGCTCCAAGGCCAACGACACGCCAAAGATGAAGGACTTCGTCGGCAACTTCCTAAAAGTGGAAGGCGGCCGCGAATTCCTGGTTCGGGTGCCGGGCATGTCCCAGTCGGCGCTGAACAACGCCCAACTGGCCGACCTGCTCAACTGGCTGATGCGCAAGGACGGCATGGCCGGCAAGAGCGTGCCGGACAGCTACCAGCCCTACACCGAGGCCGAAGTGGCAGCGGTGCGCAAGGTCGCCCTGCTCAACCTGCCGGATACCCGCGCAGGCCTGATCAGGCAGATGCGCGAGCAAGGCATCGCCATCGACGATGGAATGGACGACGCCTACTGAGTTTTATGCTGGACGGCTTGTGGCCCGCCTTATGGCGGGCCTTTTTTGTCTGCACGGTGGGGAGCCGAACTCCCGTAGGTTGGGCCGGGCGGCGATCCGCTGAGCTACGCGAAGCCCAACAATCGGTCGAGCAAGAGATGATGGCGTGTGTTCGCCGAGGCGATGGTTGTGACACCGAGTCTGTCTCCCGGTGTGCGCGGCGCACCCTGCGGGACCGGCAGAGCCGGTGACTCACGACCAGCTTCTTGCGTAACCTGAAACCATCCGCCCCCACAGGACAGGGACATGCTCGCTTCCACCACCACTCACCGCATCCCACGCGCGGTCTGGGCGCTGGGTTTCGTCAGCCTGTTCATGGACCTCTCCTCCGAGCTGGTGCACAGCCTGCTGCCGCTCTACCTGGTGGGCAGCCTGGGCGCCAGCATGCTGGCCGTGGGGTTGATCGAAGGCGTGGCCGAAGCCACGGCGCTGATCGTCAAGGTCTTTTCTGGCGCCATCAGCGATTTCCTCGGCAAACGCAAGGGCCTGCTGCTGCTCGGCTACGGGCTTGCGGCACTGACCAAACCGCTGTTCCCCGTGGCCGCCTCGGCCGACCAGGTACTGTTCGCCCGCCTGCTGGACCGCATCGGCAAGGGCATTCGCGGTGCGCCCCGCGATGCCCTGGTGGCCGACATCGCGCCGCCGGAAATCCGTGGTGCCTGCTTCGGCCTGCGCCAGGCCATGGACACCGTGGGCGCCTTCCTCGGCCCGCTGCTGGCCATCCTGCTGATGATCCTGCTCGCCGGTGATATCCACCTGGTGCTCTGGTTCGCCGTCCCGCCGGCACTGGTAGCGGTTGGCCTGATCCTGGTTGGCGTACGCGAACCCGACGCCCCGCCGCCGGGCCAGCGCCTGCGCTCGCCCATCCATTTCCGCGCCTGGCGCAGCTTCTCACCGGCCTACTGGTGGGTCGTGGGCCTGGGCGCGCTGTTCAGCCTGGCCCGCTTCAGCGAAGCGTTCCTGGTCCTGCGGGCTCAGGATGCAGGCTTCTCCGCCACCTGGGTGCCACTGGTGATGGTGGTGATGGCGGGTTTCTACATGCTCTCGGCCTACCCCGCCGGCAAGTTGTCCGATCGCGCGGGTCCAACCGGGTTGCTGGCATTTTCCCTGGCGCTCCTGCTCATCGCCGACCTGCTGCTGGCCAAGGCCGATTCCCCAGCCCTGCTGTTGGCCGGTGTCGCCTTCTGGGGTCTGCACATGGGCTTCAGCCAGGGCATCCTCGCGACGCTGGTGGCACACACCACACCCTCGGACCTCAAGGGCACCGCCTTCGGCCTGTTCAACCTGGCCAGCGGCGCCGCTCTACTGGTCGCGAGCGTACTGGCAGGCTGGCTCTGGCAGCAGCTGGGGGCGGCCAGCACCTTCCTGGCGGGTGCGGGGTTCTGCGTGGCAACGCTCCTGTTGCTGGCGCTGCGTCGATACTGATCGAACGTCGCAGCGATGAGCGTTGCCTGTAGGGTGCGCCGCGCGCACCAGCGGTATCTGGGCCCACGACAGTCCCTTCTGACGCCGAACCGGTCAGCACACCCTGCCTGGCCGGCTCCGCAGCACGCTCATGAACGATCAGAAGCGCGGTTGCCTCTTGCGCAACGGCTCCAGCAACGGCTTCAACCCGTTGTGGTCGATCTCCTGCATCAGCATCAGCAGCCGCCCGATCTCGCCCTTGGGGAACCCCTCGCGGGCGAACCAGTTGAGGTAGTGCCCGGGAAGATCGGCAATCACGCGGCCCTTGTACTTGCCGTAGGGCATCTCGCGGGTGACCAGGAGCAGCAGGTCTTCGGGGTTCATTGGCAAGCCTTGTCAGCGATCGAGCCGGCGATTGTCGCAGAGCCGCGGGTCAGGCATCCACCGGTGCGCCCAGCGCGCCGAACTCGGCCGGCACCCTGACGTAGAACAGGGGCACACCCTCCTCGTCCAGGCGCTTGAACAACGCATCGCACTCGTCTTCGCTCAGGGCCATGAGGATCAGCATCGGCTGGTCGGCCATTTCGAAGAAATGGTGGGAATGGAAATGCCGGGTATGGCCAAAGCCCTCGATCCCGGACACCAGGGTGGCACCGCGCAGGCCCATTTCCATGGCCAGGGCGACAATCCAGTCGGCCAGCATCTTGCCCTGGTGGCGGCGGTTCTGCTGGGTGTAGAGGGTAAGTTGGTAGCCTTTCATGCGACCTCCCAAATAGAGCCTGCTCACGATCGGCTGCGCTTAGATGATGCCGCCATTGACCCGCAACGTCTGGCCATTCACCCAGGCGCCTTCCGGGCTGACCAGGAAGGCCACCAGGTTGGCGATGTCTTCGGGATTGCCCAACCGTTCGAGGGGCGCCTGTTTGGTCAGGCGCTCCACCAGTTCCGCCGGTTTGCCCTCCAGGAACAGGTTGGTGGCCGTCGGCCCCGGTGCCACGCAATTGACCGAGATGTTCCGGCCGCGCAGTTCACGGGCGAAGATCGCGCTCATGGTTTCCACTGCGGCCTTGGACGCGGCGTAGATGGCATAGCCCGGCAGGCTGAGCCCAACGACGCTGCTGGACAGGTTGACGATGCGGCCGCCCGAGCGCAGGTGCGTGGCCGCCAGCTTGAGGGTGTTGAAGGTACCGCGCGTGTTGACGGCAAACAGGCGGTCATAGAGGGCCATTTCGGTGTCGGCCAGTGGTACCAGTCCGGGCTGGATCACCCCGGCGTTGTTGATCAGGATGTCGACAGCGCCAAATTCCATTTCCGTCTGGTCGAAGAGCACGGCGACCGCAACCGGGTCGCTGACATCGGCGAGCACCGGATAGGCCCTTCCGCCGGCTCGACGGATGTCTTCCACCACCTGTTCGGCGGACTCCGGGCGTGATGCGTAATTGACCACCACCTGGATACCCTCGCTGGCCAGGCGTCGCGCAATCGCGGCGCC comes from the Pseudomonas sp. TCU-HL1 genome and includes:
- a CDS encoding putative bifunctional diguanylate cyclase/phosphodiesterase, whose product is MLTGSYDYSLVLISLLVAILASYTALDLAGRVTSSQGRGAVLWIAGGAIAMGIGIWSMHFIGMLAFSLPIPLGYDLPLTLLSLLIAVLVSGFALWLVSQPEQPLWQLLCGAVAMGAGISSMHYLGMHAMRMVPGIDYDPGLFYLSLAIAVAASGAALWIAFRLRHDTPFVRLARVGAALVMGVAIVGMHYTGMAAANFPLGSFCAAAITGLDSRWLASLVIVVTLAVLAIALLTSVLDARLEARTAQLTDSLAQANQELTHLALHDNLTQLPNRTLLEDRIDQAILKVARNGGGFGLLFMDLDGFKPINDAFGHHVGDLLLRDVAQRLREHLRAEDTLARIGGDEFVLLASLGEPNDAVNLASQLVALVGTAFEVEGQELRVSTSVGIALYPGDGTNRQELLVNADAAMYHAKGAGKNGYSFFEQSMNTNARNHLQLLHDLRQALDANELVLHYQPKFAASDSRQVIGAEALLRWQHPRRGLLMPDQFIELAEKTGLIIPIGNWVLEKACRQMSQWYAEGHRDWRVAVNLSALQFSHAGLVGSVQAALERYALPANCLTLEITETTAMQDADSSLAILRQLAEMGVDLSIDDFGTGYSSLLYLKRLPANELKIDRGFVRDLERDSDDAAIVSAIVALGQALDLRIVAEGVETESQQAFLTGLGCDSLQGFLFGKPVPADQFMVGVEALA
- a CDS encoding MauE/DoxX family redox-associated membrane protein, with product MQPDPIFVIAAALAVAVILASAATHKLRAPARFANQVEDYQLLPRGLVRPVARVLPFIEVAVAFALLVPASRPVAALAAAVLLAGYAGAISINLWRGRRDIDCGCAGPEQAQPIRPVLLARNAVLLGLALVASLAPHSRELDVFDSFVVIASAAATLLIYAAADGLMANAPRLLKLIGR
- a CDS encoding MFS transporter; this translates as MLASTTTHRIPRAVWALGFVSLFMDLSSELVHSLLPLYLVGSLGASMLAVGLIEGVAEATALIVKVFSGAISDFLGKRKGLLLLGYGLAALTKPLFPVAASADQVLFARLLDRIGKGIRGAPRDALVADIAPPEIRGACFGLRQAMDTVGAFLGPLLAILLMILLAGDIHLVLWFAVPPALVAVGLILVGVREPDAPPPGQRLRSPIHFRAWRSFSPAYWWVVGLGALFSLARFSEAFLVLRAQDAGFSATWVPLVMVVMAGFYMLSAYPAGKLSDRAGPTGLLAFSLALLLIADLLLAKADSPALLLAGVAFWGLHMGFSQGILATLVAHTTPSDLKGTAFGLFNLASGAALLVASVLAGWLWQQLGAASTFLAGAGFCVATLLLLALRRY
- the mauD gene encoding methylamine dehydrogenase accessory protein MauD; amino-acid sequence: MEALIVSNVLLWCLLIALAFAVMGLVRQIGVLHGRLAPAGALMVDKGVAVNEPAPKVTAADRNGRPVNFGYAGEKAQLLFFLSPTCPICKSLLPAIKSIAKDQADRLEVVYVSDGDMDAQQALIAEHKLEDATYVVGPEVGMTYQIGKLPYAALVDKAGVLRSKGLVNSREHLDSLFEAEHLGSATLQQYLHNHSHAHGAHNH
- a CDS encoding extracellular solute-binding protein; the protein is MDTACGSSPDDQSGTIASEEAQVEIQVVDMRLPKEGAPVWFDMLAIPKGAKNPEDAHAFINYLLQPQVIAPVSDFVGYPNPNKDATALVNPEIRNNPNLYPTAEAQATLFTLLPLERNAERARTRAWTKLKSGT
- a CDS encoding amine dehydrogenase large subunit → MRITRILAQSTLALGVSLIGLGSANAELPADPGIGQTTLPFPPEPHRAYIVDVEFENFVAGRVTVVDPEKKKMLGMVSTGFAAPSTLSRDGKTLYTADLFYSRGTRGTRTDVLTAWDTSTLSPSWEVLIPTKRAETLTQRYALGASADDRFVYVYNFTPSTSVTVVDTKAKAVASEISIPGCVLNYPVGKRAFASLCGDGNLQVVRLSDEGKEISRSHTAFFDPNAEKLVERAYAVGDTYYFVSTTGTVRGVDFSGQSPKILPAWELVDQDTEKKAGWAPGGWQLITVAPKLNRLYVLMHDAHEPMKWEDPSPFVWVYDLKTHKRIGTLEAPNPIWSLHATTDDQPLLLGTNISGGLEVFDLKSGKHTGTMERIAKTPIQVLSH
- a CDS encoding cytochrome C codes for the protein MRYLLITGLMCAMAAPLALARAIPDPAQKHAPGNEALQKPIAQAGYSTPVNYQLQCAGCHLGDGTGSKANDTPKMKDFVGNFLKVEGGREFLVRVPGMSQSALNNAQLADLLNWLMRKDGMAGKSVPDSYQPYTEAEVAAVRKVALLNLPDTRAGLIRQMREQGIAIDDGMDDAY
- a CDS encoding methylamine dehydrogenase light chain gives rise to the protein MKLLDRLFERSTRHVADTTSRRKLLARLGSLMVAGAALPVLLPIDRTSKALAAEAPKAGDPGDPNSCDYWRYCSIDGFLCSCCGGSVTSCPPGTEASQVTWIGTCRNPADGKDYIISYNDCCGKHSCAQCACTRNDSEEPMYRPFNNNDVNWCLAAKSHIYHCTVSIIRGVAI
- a CDS encoding DUF3820 family protein — encoded protein: MNPEDLLLLVTREMPYGKYKGRVIADLPGHYLNWFAREGFPKGEIGRLLMLMQEIDHNGLKPLLEPLRKRQPRF
- a CDS encoding LysE family translocator; translation: MAILLFLKSFLIGLSIAAPVGPIGLLCIQRTLSHGARIGFISGLGAATADACYGALGAFGIGAITRAFVALATPLALAGALFLAWMGLKMLRATPPERAASVGDPVLALPAFASVFLLTLSNPLTILSFVAIFATLSGGEPLSGADGGLMVLGVFCGSALWWLTLCLAVSRVRHRLGVRAMQWIDRGAGVCLLGFAAWQLVRVIAN
- a CDS encoding IS110 family transposase, with amino-acid sequence MTISPSQEDMMGVVVGIDIAKHTFDIATLQANGKYRTKAKLGNDQGGFEVLQQWLSKYAEPQAWVVMEATGIYHEALAQWLYERGYKVCVLNPSQTARYASSQLQRVKTDKVDAKMIAEYGRRHQDKLRAWEPEKPKIRRLRALTHRLKDLQELEQMEQNRLDVTHDDKAIELIQSMLKHIRQQIQDTLAAIEKHFDDNDDLKGQRNLLKSIDGIADRTAGLLLAELGDIQRFEDSRAVTAFAGLNPKLQDSGTLKGHVRISRMGSARLRAGLYLPAVVSLTYNPAIRALAERMRSAGKAGKQIVCAAMRKLLCIAYGVLKSGEPFDPKLAIAK